A single Clavibacter nebraskensis NCPPB 2581 DNA region contains:
- the araA gene encoding L-arabinose isomerase, producing the protein MSRITASLDHYEVWFLTGSQNLYGEETLQQVAEQSQEIARQLEEASNIPVRVVWKPVLKDSDSIRRMALEANASDRTIGLIAWMHTFSPAKMWIQGLDALQKPFLHLHTQANVALPWSSIDMDFMNLNQAAHGDREFGYIQSRLGVVRKTVVGHVSTASVRESIGTWMRAAAGWDAVHELKVARFGDNMRNVAVTEGDKTEAELKFGVSVNTWGVNDLVERVDAATDAEIDALVDEYERLYDIQPELRRGGERHESLRYGAAIEVGLRSFLEEGGFGAFTTSFEDLGGLRQLPGLAVQRLMAEGYGFGAEGDWKTAVLIRAAKVMGSGLPGGASLMEDYTYHLVPGEEKILGAHMLEICPTLTTGRPSLEIHPLGIGGREDPVRLVFDTDPGPAVVVAMSDMRDRFRIVANVVEVVPLDEPLPNLPVARAVWKPAPDLATSAAAWLTAGAAHHTVMSTQVGVEVFEDFAEIARTELLVIDEDTTLKGFTKEVRWNQAYHRLAQGL; encoded by the coding sequence GACCACTACGAGGTCTGGTTCCTCACCGGCAGCCAGAACCTCTACGGCGAGGAGACGCTCCAGCAGGTCGCCGAGCAGTCGCAGGAGATCGCCCGGCAGCTCGAGGAGGCGTCGAACATCCCCGTCCGCGTCGTGTGGAAGCCCGTTCTGAAGGACAGCGACAGCATCCGCCGCATGGCCCTGGAGGCCAACGCGAGCGACCGGACCATCGGCCTCATCGCGTGGATGCACACGTTCAGCCCCGCGAAGATGTGGATCCAGGGCCTCGACGCCCTGCAGAAGCCCTTCCTGCACCTGCACACGCAGGCCAACGTCGCGCTGCCGTGGAGCAGCATCGACATGGACTTCATGAACCTCAACCAGGCCGCGCACGGCGACCGGGAGTTCGGCTACATCCAGTCGCGCCTCGGCGTCGTCCGCAAGACGGTCGTCGGCCACGTGAGCACCGCGTCGGTGCGCGAGAGCATCGGCACGTGGATGCGCGCGGCCGCAGGCTGGGACGCCGTGCACGAGCTGAAGGTCGCCCGCTTCGGCGACAACATGCGCAACGTCGCGGTCACCGAGGGCGACAAGACGGAGGCCGAGCTCAAGTTCGGCGTCTCCGTGAACACGTGGGGCGTCAACGACCTCGTCGAGCGCGTGGACGCGGCGACCGACGCCGAGATCGACGCGCTGGTCGACGAGTACGAGCGTCTCTACGACATCCAGCCCGAGCTGCGGCGCGGCGGCGAGCGCCACGAGTCGCTCCGCTACGGCGCGGCCATCGAGGTCGGGCTCCGTTCGTTCCTCGAGGAGGGCGGCTTCGGCGCCTTCACCACGAGCTTCGAGGACCTCGGCGGCCTCCGCCAGCTCCCCGGCCTGGCCGTCCAGCGGCTCATGGCCGAGGGCTACGGCTTCGGCGCCGAGGGCGACTGGAAGACGGCGGTGCTGATCCGCGCGGCGAAGGTCATGGGCTCCGGGCTCCCCGGGGGCGCGAGCCTCATGGAGGACTACACGTACCACCTCGTCCCCGGCGAGGAGAAGATCCTGGGCGCGCACATGCTCGAGATCTGCCCCACGCTCACGACCGGCCGACCGAGCCTCGAGATCCACCCGCTCGGCATCGGCGGCCGCGAGGACCCCGTGCGCCTCGTCTTCGACACCGACCCCGGCCCCGCGGTCGTCGTCGCCATGTCGGACATGCGCGACCGGTTCCGCATCGTCGCGAACGTCGTGGAGGTCGTCCCGCTCGACGAGCCGCTCCCGAACCTGCCCGTCGCCCGCGCCGTGTGGAAGCCCGCACCGGACCTCGCGACGAGCGCCGCGGCCTGGCTCACCGCCGGGGCCGCCCACCACACGGTCATGAGCACGCAGGTCGGCGTCGAGGTCTTCGAGGACTTCGCCGAGATCGCGCGAACCGAGCTCCTCGTCATCGACGAGGACACGACCCTCAAGGGTTTCACCAAGGAAGTCCGCTGGAACCAGGCGTACCACCGCCTGGCCCAGGGCTTGTAA
- a CDS encoding substrate-binding domain-containing protein: MKMKKVLVGIAATSIALSLAACSSGGGGGRGGSAGGTEDNKGALVGVAMPTKTSERWVDDGNNVNDQLTKLGYKVDLQYANDKVQDQISQIETMLNKGAKALIVASIDGTALTQVLKTAADDGVKVIAYDRLINGTEDVDYYTTFDNQQVGVLQGNSLLQGLGLVDADGKATGSTEKKTIEVFAGSPDDNNAQFFYDGAMSVLKPFLDSGQVTIGSGQSDFSQVAIQQWKQEGAQARMENLLSGSYPGGAKPDGVLSPYDGLSRGIIQALTSAGVANDAMPIITGQDGEKASDKLILDGVQYSTIFKDTRLLGKEAVTMVDDLLTGGTPDAPDSYNNKVKDVPTKQFAPVTVTKDNLVEVIVDSGYYTQDEIDKGE; the protein is encoded by the coding sequence GTGAAGATGAAGAAGGTCCTCGTCGGCATCGCCGCCACGAGCATCGCCCTCTCCCTCGCCGCCTGCTCCAGCGGCGGCGGCGGAGGCCGCGGCGGCAGCGCCGGGGGCACCGAGGACAACAAGGGCGCCCTCGTCGGCGTCGCCATGCCCACCAAGACGAGCGAGCGCTGGGTCGACGACGGCAACAACGTCAACGACCAGCTCACCAAGCTCGGCTACAAGGTCGACCTGCAGTACGCGAACGACAAGGTGCAGGACCAGATCTCGCAGATCGAGACCATGCTCAACAAGGGCGCCAAGGCGCTCATCGTCGCGTCGATCGACGGCACCGCGCTGACCCAGGTCCTCAAGACCGCGGCCGACGACGGCGTCAAGGTCATCGCGTACGACCGCCTGATCAACGGCACCGAGGACGTCGACTACTACACGACGTTCGACAACCAGCAGGTCGGCGTGCTCCAGGGCAACTCCCTCTTGCAGGGCCTCGGCCTCGTGGACGCCGACGGCAAGGCCACCGGCAGCACCGAGAAGAAGACCATCGAGGTCTTCGCCGGCAGCCCGGACGACAACAACGCGCAGTTCTTCTACGACGGCGCGATGAGCGTCCTCAAGCCGTTCCTCGACTCCGGCCAGGTCACGATCGGCTCCGGCCAGTCGGACTTCAGCCAGGTCGCGATCCAGCAGTGGAAGCAGGAGGGCGCCCAGGCCCGCATGGAGAACCTGCTCTCGGGCTCGTACCCAGGCGGCGCCAAGCCGGACGGCGTCCTCTCGCCGTACGACGGCCTGTCGCGCGGCATCATCCAGGCCCTGACCTCGGCCGGCGTCGCCAACGACGCCATGCCGATCATCACCGGCCAGGACGGCGAGAAGGCGTCCGACAAGCTCATCCTCGACGGCGTCCAGTACTCGACGATCTTCAAGGACACGCGCCTGCTCGGCAAGGAGGCCGTCACGATGGTCGACGACCTGCTCACCGGCGGCACGCCCGACGCTCCCGACTCCTACAACAACAAGGTGAAGGACGTCCCGACCAAGCAGTTCGCCCCCGTGACCGTGACGAAGGACAACCTCGTCGAGGTCATCGTGGACAGCGGCTACTACACGCAGGACGAGATCGACAAGGGCGAGTAG